CGTCACGCCGGCCGCTCGATGGCCCTCCAGCCGATGTCTGTGCGCCAGTAAGCATCGGCGAAGTGGATCTTTCCGACCGCCTCGTACGCGCGGTCCCGCGCCTGGCGGATCGTCTCGCCGCGGGCCGTGATGCCCAGCACGCGCCCCCCGCTCGTGACGAGCTGCCCGTCCTCGATCGCCGTGCCGGCATGGAAGGCCATCACGTCGTCCATCGCCCGGACGTCCTCGAGGCCCTCGATCGGGTAGCCCTTCTCGTAGGCGGCCGGATAGCCGCCGGAGGCCATGACGACGCACAGGGTGGGACGCATGTCCCAGCGGATGTCCACCTGGTCCAGCGTGCCGTCGAGCGTGGCCAGGAGCACGGGCACGATGTCGCTCTCCAGGCGCATCAGCAGCGCCTGGGCCTCGGGGTCGCCCAGGCGGCAGTTGAACTCCAGCACCTGCGGGCCGTCGTCGGTGACCATGATGCCGGCGTAGAGGACGCCGTGGTAGGGCTTCTCCTCGCGGTTCATGGCGTGGACGGTCTGCACGAACACCTCGCGCTCGATCTGGGCGGCCAGCTCGTCGGTGATGACGGGCGCCGGGCTGTAGGCGCCCATGCCGCCGGTGTTCGGCCCCCTGTCGCCGTCGTAGACCGCCTTGTGATCCTGGGCCGAGGGCAAAAAGGCGATGGTGCGCCCGTCGGTGAAGGCGATCACGCTCGCCTCCTCGCCCTTCAGGCAGCTCTCGATGACCAGTTGCCCGCCCGCCTCGCCGAACTCGCGCCGGATGGCGATGCGATCGACGGCCTCGAATGCCTCGCCCAGCGTGCGGCAGACGATCGCCGCCTTGCCGGCCGCCAGGCCGTCGGCCTTCACGACCACCGGCGCGCCGATCATCTCCAGGTACGACTTGGCGCGCTCCGGCCCGTTGAAGGTGCGGAACTCGGCGGTCGGCACGCCGTGCCGCTGCATGAGCTGCTTGCAGAAGACCTTGCTGCCCTCCAGCCGCGCGGCCTCGCGCGTGGGCCCGAACACACGCAGCCCCGCCGTGGCAAACGAATCGACGATGCCCTTCACCAGCGGCTCCTCGGACCCGACGACCGTCAGGTCGATCGCGTTCTCGCGGGCGAACCGCCGCAGCCGCAGGATGTCTCCGGGCGCAATGGGGACGCACTCCGCCACTTCGGCGATCCCGGCATTGCCCGGCGCGCAGTAGACCTGGTCCACCAGCGGCGAGTCGGCAATCTTCCACGCCAGGGCGTGTTCCCGCCCCCCGCCCCCGATCACGAGCACTCTCATCCGGCCTCGACCTCCTGTGACGGCTCTCCCTGCTTACGCAAGGCCGGCCAGTATATCGGCCCCCACGGCCGCCGGTCAAACGCGCCGCCGGCCCCCCCGGGGGGGCTTGCCCACGGCGCGAAACCGGGTGTCCGTAGAGTCCGTAGAGTCCGTAAAGTCCGCAGAGTCCCCACTTGTTGCCCGAAAAATCGAGATTCGGCGGACTTTAGGGGCCTCTTGGGACAGGGTTCGGACACAAGACGCATATACTCGAGGTTGCCATGAGGACGGCCGACACATTCACGGGAGGCGACGCCATGACGGATCCCACGCCGGGACTGAGCCGGGCCGAGCGGATGGAC
The Candidatus Brocadiaceae bacterium genome window above contains:
- the purD gene encoding phosphoribosylamine--glycine ligase, with protein sequence MRVLVIGGGGREHALAWKIADSPLVDQVYCAPGNAGIAEVAECVPIAPGDILRLRRFARENAIDLTVVGSEEPLVKGIVDSFATAGLRVFGPTREAARLEGSKVFCKQLMQRHGVPTAEFRTFNGPERAKSYLEMIGAPVVVKADGLAAGKAAIVCRTLGEAFEAVDRIAIRREFGEAGGQLVIESCLKGEEASVIAFTDGRTIAFLPSAQDHKAVYDGDRGPNTGGMGAYSPAPVITDELAAQIEREVFVQTVHAMNREEKPYHGVLYAGIMVTDDGPQVLEFNCRLGDPEAQALLMRLESDIVPVLLATLDGTLDQVDIRWDMRPTLCVVMASGGYPAAYEKGYPIEGLEDVRAMDDVMAFHAGTAIEDGQLVTSGGRVLGITARGETIRQARDRAYEAVGKIHFADAYWRTDIGWRAIERPA